The following coding sequences are from one Coffea arabica cultivar ET-39 chromosome 11e, Coffea Arabica ET-39 HiFi, whole genome shotgun sequence window:
- the LOC140021240 gene encoding uncharacterized protein: protein MEFLKDYDCTINYHPGKANVVAYALSRQVQVAGLMIKELHLLEEVSCLNPRFEPRKVILGNIVVKSILLEHIKEAQEMDFEVQKWLEKVNKGEKLDFTLGVNGVLKFRNRVVVLKDEGLKKKILEEAHRSKYTVYPGGNKLYQDLKSLYCFHSSIQIAPYEELYGQKCRSRICWDEVGERKVLDPTTVPWIEEARKKVKLICQRIQTAQSCQKSYADNRRKDLEFAVGDQVFLKITSLKASLMAGKGKKLQLRFVGPYKILQRVGIMAYKLELPPSLSRIHNIFHMSMLKKYHPDPSHVLQPKNNEIDEALTYEEKPIKLLDRKVKEQRNKRIPLVKVLWKNHGLKETAWEIEEEI, encoded by the exons atggaatttttgaaaGACTATGATTGTACGATCAATTATCACCCTGGGAAAGCTAATGTGGTGGCATATGCTTTAAGTCGTCAAGTGCAGGTggcaggattgatgattaaagaattGCACTTGTTGGAAGAGGTTAGTTGTTTGAATCCCCGATTCGAACCGAGAAAAGTGATTCTGGGGAACATTGTCGTGAAATCCATTTTGTTGGAACACATCAAGGAAGCTCAGGAGATGGATTTTGAAGTACAAAAGTGGTTGGAGAAAGTGAATAAGGGAGaaaagttggattttacttTAGGAGTGAACGGTGTACTAAAATTTCGGAATCGTGTCGTGGTGCTAAAGGACGAAGggcttaaaaagaaaattttggaagaagcACACCGGTCTAAGTATACGGTATATCCTGGAGGGAATAAATTGTATCAGGACTTGAAGAGTTTGTACTG TTTCCATTCATCCATTCAAATAGCTCCGTACGAAGAGCTTTATGGTCAAAAGTGTAGATCTcggatttgttgggatgaagtaggtgagcGAAAGGTCTTAGACCCAACTACAGTACCATGGATTGAGGAGGCACGAAAAAAAGTGAAGTTGATATGTCAGAGGATTCAAACCGCACAGAGTTGTCAgaagagttatgcagataaccgaaggaaggatttAGAATTTGCGGTTGGAGACCAAGTTTTCCTTAAAATTACTTCTCTGAAAGCGAGTTTGATggcaggaaaaggaaagaagctgcaactgagatttgtaggaccttataaAATTCTTCAACGTGTAGGCATTATGGcttataagttggaattgccaccCAGTCTATCTCGGATCCATAACATTTTTCATATGTCCATGCTCAAGAAATACCATCCAGATCCATCTCATGTCTTGCAACCGAAAAATAATGAGATCGACGAGgcactgacctatgaggagaaaccgataAAGCTTCTTGATCGTAAGGTAAAAGAACAGAGAAATAAGCGAATCCCTTTGGTGAAAGTTCTTTGGAAGAACCACGGACTAAAGGAAACAGCTTgggaaatagaagaagaaatttga